CGCCGTCCAGGCGCCGCTCTTCTTGGCGGCTTCGATCTTGGCCAGCCCGGCCGGCGTCATCGCCCCGGCCTGAATCAGTCGCTCCACCCGCTCTTTGTTCGACCGCGACCAGATCGACCCGGCGCGACGCGGCGCGAACCACAGCCGCGAGCGTTCAGCATCGAGCACGTTCAAGGTGCTGTCGATCCAGCCGAAACAAAGCGCCTCTTCGACCGCTTCCTCGTACTCGAGGCGCGGCTGGCCGGTGGCCCTCTTGTAGCTCACCAGCCAGACGCCTTCGGTTTCAGCGTGGTGCTCGGCCAGCCACTGCCGCCATTCGGCGCGAGAAAGGGGATGGATGCTGCGTTTTTCGCTAGTTTTTGCCGGCATATCGAGGCTCAGAACTTGACGTTCCCTTGTGTGCGTCCGCGTCGATCAACCATGTTACTGACTCCAGACAAGCGCTCGCTCCAGCGCCTGTTCCAAATCAACCAGGGCCAGAACTCTTTCAAGTATCCATCTCATTATCGCGCTTCCCCTCCTGCGTGCAAATGAGTGCGCGGGCAGAGGGTGGCAGTTCAGTGATCCGCCCATCCCCCCAATCCGCCCATCCCAATCCGCCCATCTCCCCAATCCGCCCATCTCCCCCAATCCGCCCATCCCCCCAATCCGCCCATCCCAATCCGCCCATCCCCCCAATCCGCCCATCTCCCCCAATCCGCCCATCTCCCCCAATCCGCCCATCCCCCCAATCCGCCCACATGATAATCGCCCCACGCGTTGGAGCCTTCGCCACCGCCGCGGTAAAATAGCCAGGCTCCACTCCCATTTCTACTATGTCCTCCACTCGCGCCCCCAACCCCCTCCTAGCCGGTCTTGGCGCCGGCCTCCTCCTCTTTGGCCTCACCCTCTGCACGGTTGGCATCTTCACCATGCCGGCCCTGGCGAGGGTGCTCAACATCGGCGGCAGTTCAGGCCAAACCTGGTCGCCGCCTGAGCCGATCGAGCCAGCTCCCACCCTGGCGCCCGCCGGCGGGACCGAACCCACCCTCGAACCCGCCCCCACCGCCGAAGCCACCCCGACCATCGTCCTGCCCACGCCGTCCGGCCCGCAGACCTTCCAGATCGGCGACACGGCCATGAACATCAACGACGGCGCCGTCAACCTGCGCAAGACGCCCGGCTACCAAAACAAGCCCGCCTCCGACCGCATCACCCTCGTCCCCCAGGGTGAGCGCCTGCTCATCGTCGGCGGCCCGGCCGAAGCCGATGGCCTGGTGTGGTGGAATGTGGAATGGCAGGGGCAGAACGGCTGGATGGCCGAAACCCGCGCCAGCGGCGGCCGCATCCTCGCCCCTGCCACCTCCCAATAACGGCGAAGACCCTGACCACAACGCGAATTCGCGCCAGCCAGGGTCTTCCCCAACATTTGTCGGCTTGCTCTAACCGCACGGCGGCCCCACGAGCGCCGTCGGGTGGCGGTTCTACTTACTTGGCGACTGGAGCGGCGAGACGAGGGTCTGGTTGCCGGGGGCCAGTGTGGGAGCCGGGGTGGCGATGGCCGTGGTGGGTCTGGCCGGAGAACCGGGGTTGACGGTCGGTTCCTTATCGCCGCGGTCGCGGCAGGCAGCCAGCGTCAGGGCCAGCAGCACGATCAAGACGAGAGAGCGCAGGGTGGTGAGCTTCAACGAGAATCCTCCAGAAAGGGGCGAATGGCAAGTAGATGCGACTTGACTCGGCGGAGCTTAACACAAGCGTTGCGGCATTGCCAAGCCGAACCGAAGCCTGACCACCGGCGCTGGTCAGGCCAGCGTCTCGATCAAAGCCGCATCCAGACGGGCCAATCGCTGCCGCAAGCGCGCTGTCTCGTCAACCGCGCCCGAGTCGGCGCCGATGCCCTCTAGCCGGTGTTTGTAGAAAGCCAACTCGGTGGCCGCGTGCTGGAATTCGTGCTGGATACGAGCGCAGCGCCGGTCGCGGCCGCCAGCCAGCGCCACCCACCCCCCGCACCGCTGCGCTGCGCCCTGGGCAAAGCGATAGCCATCCTCGCTCAGCACCGCCGGCACCTCGTCGGCCAGATAGGTGCGGATCCAACCCTTCTCTTTGCGCCAGGCCGCGACGATGATCACGACCAGCACGATGACGCCGCCCCAACTGAGCAAGACGTCAAACAGCAATAGGGCCGGCGCAAACGGAGTCAGCAGCGATACCAGGTTGTGCAGCCCGTGGACGACGATAGCAGCGGCCAGACCGAACAGGGCGAGAAGCCAGCGTCCGCCGGTGGTCGGGCGGGTTGTCAGCGCATAGCCCAAAACTGCGCCCAGGATGGCAGAGTAGAAGGCATGGTTGAGGCCGAAAACCACCGTGCGCAGAAAGGCCACCACCGGCCAGTTGGCGCCATTCTGCTCGATGGCCACCTGCAAAAAATAGAGGAAGTTCTCGGTCATGCCAAAGCCGATCCCCACCAGCGCGCCGTAGATGATCCCGTCCAACGTACTATCGATCTCGCGTGCGAAAAAGACAGCGATCCCGACCAGCGCCAACCCTTTGGCGATCTCCTCCACCACCGGCGCCACCAAGGCGCCGTGGAACAGACTGTTGCGCAGACCGGTGTCGAAAACCGCCTGCGGCCCCTGCAACAACACCGCCCCCGCCACCGACAGCAGGATGGCCGGGATCGCGCCCCACAAGAAGGCCGTCGTCAGCAACCAACCTGGCTCGCGCTCGTAGCGGTCGCTCCACCAGACCGCAACCACATAGACGATGGCCGGAACCACCGCCGCAACAACCGAAAGCGGGATGAGGGAGGACATGGGAAATGCGGATTGCGGATTGCGGAACGTGAGGAGTGAAATGTGAGGAGTGAAACGTGAGGAGTGAAACGTGAGGAGTGAAACGTGAGGAGTGAAACGTGAGGAGTGAAACGTGAGGAGTGAAACGTGAGGAGTGAAACGTGAGGAGTGAAACGTGAGGAGTGAAACGTGAGGAGTGAACCTTGCCACTTGCCACTTGCCACTTGCCACCTGCGATCCTTCGTTTCACTCAGGACAAGCTCTGCTACCTGCGACCTGCCCCCCCTACCTCCCCCTCTTCACCATCGCCGCGTAGCGCGAGAAGAGGCGAACGTGGGCGCCGCTCAGCCGGGCCTGGAAGGTGGCCTGAGCCAGGCTGCGGCGAAAGCTCTCGGCATCGTCGAAAGGCGGCATCAGCGTCACCGCCGTCCCGATCTCGCCGGCGGTGTGGGCATCCGAGCTGGCGTGCATCAGCTTGCCATAGTCCTCGGCCAGCCGGCGGGCGGCCTCGTTCGGGTCGGGGCGCAGACATCGGGCGTTGAACACCTCCAGCGCGTCCACCTGCTCGATGATACTCAGCGTCGCCTCCAGCCCCATGGCCGAACTCCCGCGCGAGGGGTCGAGCGGGTGCGAAAGACTGATCACCGCCCCCTGCCCGCGCAAGCGACGGATCGTCTCCTCTGGCGACAGGCCTTTGGGCACTTCTTCGCTCAGGAACCAGGCCAGGATCTCGCCGGCGGTGGTCTTGATCTCCTCGCCGACGATCACCAGATCGGGGGCCAGGCTGCGCACGGCCAGCGCCCCGGCGATGTTGTTGTGCTCGGTGATGGCGATACGGTCGATGCCGCGCTGGCGACAGGCTGCGACGATAGCCTGGGGCCTGGTCAGCGAGTCGGGCGAGAACATGGTGTGGCAGTGCAACTCCACCCGCCACAGCGTCGATGAGGTCGCAGTCATGTTCAGATGCTCCCGGCAAGGCCTGGCGCCGGCGTTTCGGCGGCGACGATCTCCGTCTCCTGACTCACCCCCAGCTGCCGGAACACGATCACCATTGCCGCCAGACCGAGGCCGACGCCGAACCACAGCGTGAAGAAACGGATGATCAACGTCGCTGCCACTGCCATCCCCGTCGAAACGCTCAACAGCCCCACCAGCAGCCCGGTGAGAGAAATATCGGTCGCGCCCAGGCCGCCCGGCAGGAAACTCACGGCGCCAATGAGGGTGGAGGTAGCCAGGGTGAAAGTGGAGACCAGGAGCAGCTCCTGTCCCGGCCTCTGCCCTAGCCCAACCAGAGTGAAGTACAAGGCCAGGCACTCGCACCCCCACGAAACCACGCCCAACCCCACCGACAGGGCTAGGTTGCGCAGCCCGAACAGATCAAAGGTGCTCTCGTAGGCCGTGGCCAGAAACGGCTCGAACCGGCCCACCAGCGGCAACCTTCGCCACTGGCGCAAACCCCACCCCACCAGCCGCCGCCAGCGCGTCAGCAGCACGAAAACCAGCATCGCCGCCGCCACCCCCACCACCACCCAGGTCGGCATCCCCCCCGGCGCGAAGGTGAGCAACCCGGCCAGAGCGAGGACGAACATCGCCAGGCCATCGCTGATGCGCTCAGCCAGGACGACAGGGGCCGAGCGGGCGATGGGCGTGCCGTTGCTGGCTCTGAGCAAGAAGCTCTTCAACAACTCGCCCACCTTGCCCGGCGTCAGCACCATCGGGAACCCGGCCACAAAGATGCCCAGGCTGCGCCGCCAGGGCAGGGCCGCAGCGATGATGCGCAGATACCACTGCCATTTCAAGAACCGCAGCCCATAGTTGCACAGCGTCAGCGCCAGGATCAGGGGCGCCAAACGCCAGTCGAACGCGGCCAGATGCTCGACCAGCGCCCGCGCGTCGCCCCACAGCGCCAGACCAGCCGCCACCAGGATGCCAAAGAAGACACCCCACAGCAGCTTGCGGCGCAGGTCGCGGATGTGCATGGGCCGGAACTATTCTTCCTCTTCTTCCTTGCGCTCGCGTTGGGCGCTGGCGATGATGCCCTGGGCCAGATGGCTGGGCACCGGCTCGTAGCGCAGGAATTCGACTGCATAGATGCCCCGGCCCTGCGTCATCGAGCGCAGATCGTTGGCATAGCGGAGCAGTTCAGCAAACGGCGCCTCCGCCGTGATCACACTCTTACCGCGCACCGAATCCATGCCCTGCACGCGCGCCCGGCGGGTGTTGAGGTCGCCCAGGATGTCGCCCATGTTGCCTTCGGGGACGGTGATCTCGACCTTGTAGATCGGCTCCAGGAAGACCGGGCCGGCCTCCATGAAGGCTTTCTTGAATGCCTCGCGCCCGGCGATCTGGAAGGCGATGTCTTTCGAGTCCACCGGGTGCTCTTTGCCGTCGAACACGGCCACCGCCACATCCACCACCGGATAGCCGGCCAGAGGGCCGTTCTCCAGCACCTGCCGGATGCCTTTCTCGATCGAAGGCTGGAAGCTGGACGAGATCGCCCCGCCGAACACCTCCCAGGTGTAGGTCAGACCGGTGCCCTCGGCGCCTCTCTCCACCCGCAGATGGACTTCGCCGAACTGGCCGGCGCCGCCGGTCTGCTTCTTGTGGCGGTGCATCGACGAGGCCGAACGCAACACCGTCTCGCGATACGAGACCTTGGGCACCGATGTCTCGACATTGACGCCGAATTTGTTCTTCAGGCGGTTGACGGCGATGGTGATGTGGACATCGCCCATGCCCGAAAGGATGAGTTGGCGGATGCTGGGGTCATTGTTCCAGCGCAGGGTGGGGTCTTCCTCCACCAGCCGGGTCAGGGCAGAACTGATCTTGGCGCTATCGGCCTGGGTGGCGGGGGCCACGGCCACGCTGTAGAGCGGGCTGGGGAAAGCGGGCGGGGGCAGGATGATGTGACTGCCCTTCTCTACCAGCGTGTCGCCCGTGGCAGTGACGCCCAGTTTGGCGGCGGCGGCGATGTCGCCGGGGGTCAGGCCCTCGAGTGGCAATTGTTCTTTGCCGCGCAAGCTGAAGATCTGGCCCAGGCGCTCGTCGGCGTGCTTCTGGACGTTGTGCAGGCGCACATCGCCGTGCAACGAGCCGCTGAACAGGCGGAAAAGGGTGATCCGGCCCACGAAAGGGTCGGCCACGGTCTTGAAGACCAGAGCCGCCACCGGCCCACTCGCCTCGCCCTTCAGCTCGATGCTGACGCCATTCTGCTCGGCCGCATAGGGGCCGGCTTCGGCCGGCGAGGGCGTCAGGGCCAGCAAGGTGTTCATCAGGGCCTGGATGCCCTGTTCGGTGGTGGCCGATGCGCACAGCACCGGCGTCACCTTGCAGCTGCGGATGGCCGCCGTCAGGCCGGAGGCGATTTCATCGGCGCTCAGTTGTTCGCCATCCAGATACTTCAACAACAATTCGTCATCGCTCTCGGCAGCAGCCTCGGCCACGGCATTCTTTGCCAGTTCCAGGTCGTCGGCCATCCCCGCCGGCGCCTCGGCCACCTTGCCCTCCTTGCCCAGATAGGCTTTGCCATCCAGCACCGAAACCACGCCCTTGAAGCTCGATTGGCTGCCAACCGGCAACAGCACGGGCACGAAATTGCCGCCCAGCGTCTTCCGGGCCGCTTCGATGGCCGCCTCGAAGTTGGCGTGTTCGCGATCCATCTTGTTGATCAGAAGGAAACGTGGCTTGCCCATCTGCTCGAGGTATTGCCAGGCCAGCTCGGCCCCGACCTCGACGCCGGCCACCGCATCCATGACCACGACACCGGCCTCGGCCACGCGCAAGGCGCTGATGACCTCGCCCAAAAAGTCGGGATAGCCGGGCGTATCGAGGACGTTGATCTTGTGGCCCTGCCATTCGCACGGGGCCAGGCCCAGGCTGATCGACTGCTTGCGTTTGATCTCGTCTTCGTCCCAGTCGGTGGCAGTGGTGCCGTCTTCCACCCGGCCCAGGCGGTTGGTGGCGCCAGTGGCGTGAAGCAGGGCTTCGGCCAACGATGTCTTGCCGGAGCCGCTATGACCCATCAGGGCGATGTTGCGAATTTTATCGCTGGAATAGACCTTCATCCATCCTCCAAAAAATGATGAACACAAGAACTCGAAGGCAAGAAGATGACGTAAAAACGATCAAGGTTCTTGGCGTCTTCTTCGTCTCCTGCGCGTTTTCGTGTTTGGCGTCTTTTTAGGCTCAAAAAGGCCGCCCGCCCGGCATCCAACGCCAGGTTGTGGCGGCCAATCGTGAGATTTTACGCATATCGGCCCCGCCTGTCAAAGACACGGGAAACCGGGAGACCGGGAGGGCGAGAGACTGCCCCGCGCCGCCCCTTCCGCCATTCGCCATTCCCCTTTCGCCGTTCTGATCGGCCCTGCTATTGCAGCCACTGCCTGGCGGCCGGCTGCCCCTCGGCCGCGAACAGACCGGCGCCAGAGGTAGCGGCGAAGATCGGACACTGCTGGCAGCGATCCGGCAGATGGCCATCGGCCTGAAAGCGCGCCAGCCAGCAGGGGTTTTCAGGTTGGTGGTAGGCCGGACACTCTGCGCGTGCGGCCGGGTCGCAGTCGTTGATCGCCCAGCACGGCTGGCCGAAGACATCCATCACCGTGGGGCCGCCGGCGAACGCAGGCAAACGCTGAGGCCCCGGCCAACCGCCGGGAAGCGGACGCTGAGCGGGGCGGGCGGGCAGAGGCGCCGGTTGACCTGCGCCCGGCCGTTGTTCTGGCCGGATGGAACGGGTGGCAGTCCCGGCCTGCTCTCTGGCTTCAGCCTCCCAGCGGGCGTCCAGCCGCCGCAGCAGATAGCCGACACCGACCACCAGCAGCAGCGGGACGCCCAGCCGCAGGAAGAACATGCCGAGGATGACGAGGATATCGAGGAGGGCGTCCATAGGCGGATGGGGAATTGCGAATTGTGAATTGCGGATTGCGAATTTGGCGTCGGTAATTGGTTACTGGTAATTGGTTACTGGTTACTGGTCACTGACTAGATACCGTTGGTTTATTTATAGTCAAGTAGCCAATGCAAGAGCAGCGAAGGATGAGCGTCGAGTGGTGGAGCGAGTATTGCCACGAAGCCAGGCAACCGCACTGGTCAGATTCATGGCAGCGGCAGTCAAGATGTGCTGCAAATGCGTCTTGGCGAGGCCGATGTAGCGAGCAGAGCGGAGGTCAAAGGCGCGAACGCCATGAGAAATGGTGCCTTCGATGCCGGCCCGTTTGGCATAACGCTGCTTGAATTC
The DNA window shown above is from Caldilineales bacterium and carries:
- a CDS encoding elongation factor G, translated to MKVYSSDKIRNIALMGHSGSGKTSLAEALLHATGATNRLGRVEDGTTATDWDEDEIKRKQSISLGLAPCEWQGHKINVLDTPGYPDFLGEVISALRVAEAGVVVMDAVAGVEVGAELAWQYLEQMGKPRFLLINKMDREHANFEAAIEAARKTLGGNFVPVLLPVGSQSSFKGVVSVLDGKAYLGKEGKVAEAPAGMADDLELAKNAVAEAAAESDDELLLKYLDGEQLSADEIASGLTAAIRSCKVTPVLCASATTEQGIQALMNTLLALTPSPAEAGPYAAEQNGVSIELKGEASGPVAALVFKTVADPFVGRITLFRLFSGSLHGDVRLHNVQKHADERLGQIFSLRGKEQLPLEGLTPGDIAAAAKLGVTATGDTLVEKGSHIILPPPAFPSPLYSVAVAPATQADSAKISSALTRLVEEDPTLRWNNDPSIRQLILSGMGDVHITIAVNRLKNKFGVNVETSVPKVSYRETVLRSASSMHRHKKQTGGAGQFGEVHLRVERGAEGTGLTYTWEVFGGAISSSFQPSIEKGIRQVLENGPLAGYPVVDVAVAVFDGKEHPVDSKDIAFQIAGREAFKKAFMEAGPVFLEPIYKVEITVPEGNMGDILGDLNTRRARVQGMDSVRGKSVITAEAPFAELLRYANDLRSMTQGRGIYAVEFLRYEPVPSHLAQGIIASAQRERKEEEEE
- a CDS encoding transposase, producing the protein LICCHKNLSHFYLPPFLTKSPGSAASMSLLQPSRRLDLAKVLSEKHGRCLSLKPQDQHAALEERRRYQTTEEFKQRYAKRAGIEGTISHGVRAFDLRSARYIGLAKTHLQHILTAAAMNLTSAVAWLRGNTRSTTRRSSFAALALAT
- a CDS encoding YdeI/OmpD-associated family protein encodes the protein MPAKTSEKRSIHPLSRAEWRQWLAEHHAETEGVWLVSYKRATGQPRLEYEEAVEEALCFGWIDSTLNVLDAERSRLWFAPRRAGSIWSRSNKERVERLIQAGAMTPAGLAKIEAAKKSGAWTALDELETLTIPPDLAAALAAYEPARLHFDAFPRSARLAILAWIASAKKPETRARRIEQTARLAAQNLRANEWRPPADAL
- a CDS encoding flippase-like domain-containing protein, whose product is MHIRDLRRKLLWGVFFGILVAAGLALWGDARALVEHLAAFDWRLAPLILALTLCNYGLRFLKWQWYLRIIAAALPWRRSLGIFVAGFPMVLTPGKVGELLKSFLLRASNGTPIARSAPVVLAERISDGLAMFVLALAGLLTFAPGGMPTWVVVGVAAAMLVFVLLTRWRRLVGWGLRQWRRLPLVGRFEPFLATAYESTFDLFGLRNLALSVGLGVVSWGCECLALYFTLVGLGQRPGQELLLVSTFTLATSTLIGAVSFLPGGLGATDISLTGLLVGLLSVSTGMAVAATLIIRFFTLWFGVGLGLAAMVIVFRQLGVSQETEIVAAETPAPGLAGSI
- a CDS encoding PrsW family intramembrane metalloprotease; translated protein: MSSLIPLSVVAAVVPAIVYVVAVWWSDRYEREPGWLLTTAFLWGAIPAILLSVAGAVLLQGPQAVFDTGLRNSLFHGALVAPVVEEIAKGLALVGIAVFFAREIDSTLDGIIYGALVGIGFGMTENFLYFLQVAIEQNGANWPVVAFLRTVVFGLNHAFYSAILGAVLGYALTTRPTTGGRWLLALFGLAAAIVVHGLHNLVSLLTPFAPALLLFDVLLSWGGVIVLVVIIVAAWRKEKGWIRTYLADEVPAVLSEDGYRFAQGAAQRCGGWVALAGGRDRRCARIQHEFQHAATELAFYKHRLEGIGADSGAVDETARLRQRLARLDAALIETLA
- a CDS encoding PHP domain-containing protein, translating into MTATSSTLWRVELHCHTMFSPDSLTRPQAIVAACRQRGIDRIAITEHNNIAGALAVRSLAPDLVIVGEEIKTTAGEILAWFLSEEVPKGLSPEETIRRLRGQGAVISLSHPLDPSRGSSAMGLEATLSIIEQVDALEVFNARCLRPDPNEAARRLAEDYGKLMHASSDAHTAGEIGTAVTLMPPFDDAESFRRSLAQATFQARLSGAHVRLFSRYAAMVKRGR